The region CACGATACGTGAACGTTTATGTATCGCTATTTCCAATATTCCATCTCTGTACGTATCCGAAGGATTTAATTTACCCGTTGAAAGAAGAGACGATCCGAAGAGTGAGATCCGTCGTCTTTACGCCGTTACGATTTCACATGACAAATTGACAGCTGTGCGCTTACGAAAATACTGTCAATCTATCGTACGTGTTGTGTACGAGAACGAGAAACGTTGTGTAAGGTGAACACTTGGCAGTCAATTTGTGtacatatacacgcacacatatgcACACTTTACGGGCAATCGCGCTTTACGTAAGATGAACCAATCGCAGTGAAAGGCACACGACGATCCAATCATATCGGATCGGTTAATCGGTCGGGCTACACTGAGATTTCCGCGTTCTTTGTATCGTCTCTTTTTCGCTTCGCCTtgtgattttatatcttttcaatttaaagtGACGAGATCATGTATACGCTTTATCAGGATATCTCTATGAATCGcaatatttcttcatatttatttattttttgacggGTAAATTCAATCCTATTGTTAAAACTTATCGATAGAATTGCCAACATGAAGAATGAAATGTTGGcaattcgtaaaatttttggaTGCATAttcgtattataaatatctaatttttttattgtcactTTCTATTAATgtgctaaatattaaaaaatattcgatgaACAAGGATGAAATGATATCTTGAGTGTTGCAAGCGTTAAGGAAAGAAGCAACACTAGATAATAAAGTGACCAATCGAGCTTTCGTATTTTCGGAACCATTAGAGCACTAAAACGTAGGGAAGAGTGATTGGTCGCGGCCATTGCTAAATTCAAAGTTTACTTAGGCGCGCTTGAATCGAGCGCATCGCGATCTAGATTACCATAACTGTtggttgaatatatttttttatatcgcatcTTTATTCGTCGTACTTTTCGAtaacgaattatatattttcaatttttaaaaacaggaAGGGGTCAAATTTTCCGACTCGAGCGTGTGACTCCGGGCATATACGCAGAAATACGTACGATGTTGTTGACCGGAGGCGCCAGGCGCCAGTTCAATTTGCCACGATACTGAACGGCAGCGGCAGCGCGAACCGGACGAAAGGGACAAGCGGGATTCCGGATACGGATTCCATAGCTGTCCGTGTCCGTAGCCGTATCCTGTAGCCAGCGGTCCTTGCGCGGAGTTGATCGGAGATCGGAGTTACGGGCTGTAACAACTGTAGCGAGCTGTAGTGGGCTGTAGCGGGCGGCGAGCGAGCGCGTGTGACTTTCCTCATCGAAGAAATGTCGTCGCGACGCGCGACGGCATTGTCGTAgtggagaagagaaaaaaaaaaaaaaactataaactCAGCGAGATGTCCGGACCGATAGTCAGTGGCGCGCAGACCACACACGGCGACGGTGATGTTCGTACAGACGCGTCGCAGCTGATTTGCGCGGTCTGCGACAAGACTGACAAGCTGCAAAGGTGCTCGCGCTGCAAGGCCGTCTTTTATTGCACCAGGGAGCACCAGAGACGCGACTGGAAACGTCACAAGGAGTTTTGCGCGACTCATCCCGCGCGCGACCTAACCGAGGACGAGCCGTTATCAGGAGCGGCCAAGACCAGGAATCGCGAGATCCCGTCCAAGCAACGTCATCCTGTTGGAAAATCCCGCGTTGTAACGTCCTCTCTGCTTTCTAACCTAAGCAAGGCCCCCGTCTCGGATGCGTCCAACGTTACTTCGGAATCATTGCCGTTATCGTTGCGTCGAAACGCCAAGCATTTCGCAGGTACGCTTgtgttttttacttttctctttcctctcttctttcAGCTGAAATCTGGAGCCCGCGTTATCGGGTTTCGCGTGGTTCCGCATATGCTGTTGCGCAGTAATGAACAATAAATCTCATTGCCGATAAATTTGCGATTAATAGCGAGCCCTACAATGTTTTATCGTTGGATACTTCAAGACTGCATTATCgccgatatataaatactttccaGTAATGTTTTGATTATAGCGCCTTGGAATTATCCGTGTTAAAATTGACAGAAAGTATATACATGCGTCTGATTACAGATTCCATTACACAAGGAGAGAACGGATCGAGTTGTCGACAAGAACGGAAGGAGAATCACAAtcttaagaaaaaatcaaacgGTGGGAGGAAGAGAAACGCGCGTAAGCACAAAGCCGATGGTTGGACGTCACCTATAACGTACGAAGGAAGTTCGGAGGACGCTATACTGGGAGCACGAGCCGAGCTCCTGAATCCCGCTTTAGAGAGCTCGAGAATTTTTGACAGCTTAAGCAACACGGATCTCGGTCTGCCTATCCAGCATTATAACGGCATGAAGAATTTCCCGGAAGTGCAGCTGGGTCAGGAGGAAGAATTTTTGCCCCCTTTTCTACATAGGAATAGAAATAATCACGAAGAATTTACAGacaaaatttgtcaatatGTGATAAGAGACATGGACAAATACGGTGTATGCGTGGTGGACAAGTTTTTAGGCAAGGAGAGAGGTCTCGCAGTGTTAAACGaggttttatatatgtacagtgCTGGATTATTTCAGGATGGACAGTTGGTGTCTAATAAAGGTAGCGCAAATGACTTAAAGACAATACGTGGTGATCAGATAATATGGTTGGATGGGAAAGAAGAACAGTGTAGAAATATTGGCACGTTGATATCGCACGTCGATTCGATCATCACGAGAGCCAATAAAATGCGCAATAACGGAAAGATAGGAAACTATACGATCACCGGAAGGACAAAAGTGAGTACACGCTACATTTTTGTTACgctaattgataattatatatacataatcttaaaagaaattgtttatcTTGAACAGCGCGCCCCCAATGTAAGATAGCTGCGTATTTAATGTCCACGTGaccgaattttaattaacgaaaCAAAACAAgataatatctttctctttcacgcatttctaattaaaattgaagctTATAAGACAGAAAGAATTAACGTACGACGCGCAACAAGCGCCACGTGATatatgccatttttttttcgaatgtgGGAATGTCGCGATGACACGCCGAGGTGAATGCGATAGACAAGGTCAGAATTCCAAAAATGTAATGATCCGCGTGAGATGAGCATTAATGCACAGAAAAGAGGAACAGAGTGGGAATGAGAGCGAGAAGTGCAGTCAGTCACGTAGGCCAACATACGCCGCCGCGCGACGCCCGACTCCCACCTTCTTTCTCTACTCTCACATCGACACGCGAATCACattcgttttatattttatatattacgatcCCGCCCGGATGCCGAAGTCGATGTTTGACGGTTTCTCGATGAAATTTTGCCAACAAATATTGCTTTCTAATTagattcttttcctttttttttctttgcctgCATCTCAATATAACAGAGTCGTAATAActtcttataatattagcatttaaatgtaacaaaatttgatttattaaaaaaatatgcgcatAATAGCTAAAATACgtcaataaactttttttattaggatactcttattcttattaaaatagttatatatattttctctttctctttaagagaaaatattagaaagaaagataatttttaagccTCCTTGTGTTTaaagcttttaaattttttttttttttttttttttttatttaaattcctctttacaatcttttttaaaaactatcatctttttattccaaataataataataataattattattattattgctatgaAGGATAATCacgaagatataataatatattgaaaaagtcTTTAGCAAAGTATGGAGATTCGGTACATCGAgaacaaaggaaaaataaaaattgtttctgaAAGAAGaacttgattataattataacaagtgctatgcaaaaaaaatcaaatgtattgagagatttaatctctttaaacaaaatttaatctccCGATTCATCTGATTTCTTTTTGCATAGCACTTGTCCTTTCTATGTTTTTTCAACAGTTGAATGTAATCTCCATTGAGAGAATCTTGTAAATAtcagtttatatttaatcaccGATACAGGATATTTCTCGTATTGTTCGCGATTGTATTGCGTTCGTTAAACTCATAcctgtttaataataattattcgatgTGACTGTATCATTATCCTTTGTATCCTCGTATGATTTATCAATGTCTATTTTTAGTTAGATATCCGATTACATTCTCTCACATACATGAGACAAGGACACATGTAGCGTACCTTcaatttactaaatattttattttgcgcacTGTTGTTTTTACAGTTGCGCTATAACTTATACACGCGTGTgctaatatttacatacacattGAAATGTTTTAATCTGTTATAGATTGATGCGTATTTTTGGAAAAGATGAATGAAATCTAATTCGAATAACAGCTaatgaataaaagaaactaACACGATTCGattaatacatatgttttattaaataaattaaaatgttattgatcTAATGTACAAGATTTCCAAGAGAgcttcaaagaaatatatttaaatattcaattatggGAGGAAgggtgggggagggggatCATACAAGAGTCTGATGAAATTTACAAGTTTGGAGGACATCTCGATAAGGAGGACATGTCCTCGAAAATCGAGACGTCTATCTAATCTTtacttataaatgtaatatttcatatttcttgaTGTATAAATCATCGGTGTAAagcgtattataatatttatagtatttatacaGAGTAGTTTCTTAGACATCTTTATTTGAACGCTCATTTCTTTTGATTCGATATTAAAGagtttatagttaaaaaaacgcatatttacagaaaaatatttttatattttctccatattgctgaaaaaaaatagtaattgacgaagaattattaataaaaattgtaattcattattatcggatttattaacaatgaaaatatttcgttatCAGAAAACATGATTCGCACGTAAAATATGTCTTTGATGCAATCATTTATTGCGTTGTAAACACGGTACAGCGGTATATCATTCGATAAtcggaaaagataaaaaaaaagtacgaaatatatattttggctgttaatataatcattgCATTTGTCtgctgcatttaaaaaatgcgacagataatatgtatatgtatactagACATGTTATAAATagtttctctccctcttccccctcattgttatattattagattatattattagattaatatttttttaaagtgtatgccatatacgcatataatggtttttcattatattttaacatttataaacaaatattctgaaaagcctaacattatttttccatGAATTTATCTGATGCGACACAACTCTTACTCAtcctttcatatttaaatatgacatATGTCAATGAGTGCCAGGCGTTCATTTTGATTCCGCTTTGAATGTTTCcgtcctctttttttcttatgaatgatcttaatttaaatatcactcaaaatacatttttgctcatctaatatttatgtatttttcttaattgaaAGTAAAAGATATTAACTCTAAATCctacatttcttattcttttcctAGTCACACTGTCTTGTCGCTGTTTTAGATTGTTTCAAagttttgtttgaaaaaaatctaaacaaatttacatttattcctTGACATCtgtagaaaattatgtataacaaaagtaaaaaataaataaatttttaacaattttttttttattgattaaggCCTTCGAAATATTCTATTGTTAATCGATAGGGTCAAAGTATAACGCATACATATACCTTTaagagttaaaatatttattttttttaacttaaaatataaacatatatattagtcacataatagatataaatgattgtatgtgtgacaaaataaatatttatatttcaaattaatactaCAGAGGAAGATAACAGATTTCCTTACTTCATTTGAGTTAAAGTTAGCAAATCATATAGAACATATTTAGAACtcgctttattatatatagctaGAGCTAATCACATAATATATGCCGACATTACGATTTACTCtttcaataaaatctattttcctTCTATGTTTCAGGCAATGGTAGCTTGTTATCCTGGTCACGGTTCGCATTACGTGAAACATGTGGATAATCCTAACCAAGATGGGCGTTGCATCACGGCCATTTATTACCTTAATCGGGATTGGAACATTAAGGTACAATTCTAGATAtcgatgaattaatatatatctgtaattatatttactactTTATATGCGAAGAAAGTATGCTTACACATGTACGAGAAACCCGTGTGTTTACaaatatcgtaataatttaagtaattgattatatacagggtgtccatACATTAAGGttgaaattgtttaataaacatatgtcTATAATGCTTCctaaaagaattataactATTGAAAGTTgatgtgaatatttaaaaaagaaaagaaaaaaaaacatttaacttgtttatttacaaatgtCTTACAAATTCTGATCAAAATTATCTCCTGCAGATTCGGTACAATGTCTTGCCTTATGTAAAAATGATCTAACAGTTTGCTCCACCTGGAGAATTTcttattcctttttat is a window of Cataglyphis hispanica isolate Lineage 1 chromosome 4, ULB_Chis1_1.0, whole genome shotgun sequence DNA encoding:
- the LOC126848847 gene encoding egl nine homolog 1 isoform X2, producing the protein MSGPIVSGAQTTHGDGDVRTDASQLICAVCDKTDKLQRCSRCKAVFYCTREHQRRDWKRHKEFCATHPARDLTEDEPLSGAAKTRNREIPSKQRHPVGKSRVVTSSLLSNLSKAPVSDASNVTSESLPLSLRRNAKHFADSITQGENGSSCRQERKENHNLKKKSNGGRKRNARKHKADGWTSPITYEGSSEDAILGARAELLNPALESSRIFDSLSNTDLGLPIQHYNGMKNFPEVQLGQEEEFLPPFLHRNRNNHEEFTDKICQYVIRDMDKYGVCVVDKFLGKERGLAVLNEVLYMYSAGLFQDGQLVSNKGSANDLKTIRGDQIIWLDGKEEQCRNIGTLISHVDSIITRANKMRNNGKIGNYTITGRTKAMVACYPGHGSHYVKHVDNPNQDGRCITAIYYLNRDWNIKENGGLLRIFPEGWRDQVADIEPLFDRILFFWSDRRNPHEVQPAYKTRYAITLWYFDAEERNEACRRYQRERGIE
- the LOC126848847 gene encoding egl nine homolog 1 isoform X1; the protein is MSGPIVSGAQTTHGDGDVRTDASQLICAVCDKTDKLQRCSRCKAVFYCTREHQRRDWKRHKEFCATHPARDLTEDEPLSGAAKTRNREIPSKQRHPVGKSRVVTSSLLSNLSKAPVSDASNVTSESLPLSLRRNAKHFADSITQGENGSSCRQERKENHNLKKKSNGGRKRNARKHKADGWTSPITYEGSSEDAILGARAELLNPALESSRIFDSLSNTDLGLPIQHYNGMKNFPEVQLGQEEEFLPPFLHRNRNNHEEFTDKICQYVIRDMDKYGVCVVDKFLGKERGLAVLNEVLYMYSAGLFQDGQLVSNKGSANDLKTIRGDQIIWLDGKEEQCRNIGTLISHVDSIITRANKMRNNGKIGNYTITGRTKAMVACYPGHGSHYVKHVDNPNQDGRCITAIYYLNRDWNIKENGGLLRIFPEGWRDQVADIEPLFDRILFFWSDRRNPHEVQPAYKTRYAITLWYFDAEERNEACRRYQRERELHTKTDSS